Genomic segment of Bacillus sp. 2205SS5-2:
TAATATGTATACACCTGAAGATGTGGTTATTTCCATAGCAGGTAATGTTAAGGAGTCCTTTATTAAGGAAGTAGAAGCATTATTTGGGGAGTATACTGGAGGAAATCGGTCGGAAAGTATTGGGGAGCCTGTGTTCCACAAAAATCATCTCTCACGAAAAAAAGAAACTGAGCAAGCCCATTTATGTTTAGGGTATGAAGGATTTAAAGTCGGTCATAAGGATATTTACAGTTTAGTTGTTCTTAATAATATTTTAGGTGGAAGTATGAGTTCTAGACTTTTTCAAGATGTTCGTGAGCAAAAGGGATTAGCCTACTCAGTCTTTTCGTACCATTCTTCATACCAAGATAGTGGGATGGTTACTCTTTATGCTGGCACAGGCGCTAAGCAATTGCAGCAGTTGTATGAGACGATTAGGTTAACCACAGAGACGTTGACAAAAGAGGGGATCACTGAGAAAGAATTAGTGAATAGCAAAGAACAGCTAAAAGGAAATTTAATGCTAAGCCTCGAAAGCACCAATAGTCGAATGAGTCGTAACGGAAAAAACGAATTATTGTTAAGAAAACATCGAACATTAGATGAAGTAGTGGAAGAAATTGATGCAGTAAGTATTGCGTCTGTAAATAAAACGGCGATAGATATTTTTTCAACAGACTATTGCTTGGCTCTAATTTCACCAACAGGAGAATTACCAGTCCAGTAAGGAGCTAAGTTCAATATCGAAACTCTTAATGGCGTCCATAAACTCGTAAAAACACCCGAAATGGGTGTTTTTTTTCAGACTAGATAAGAGTTGTCATGTGGGAATAACGCCTTAGGTTAGTCCTCAATTCGATGCTTGTCGTGGCAGTTAGGCAGGAACCTTCCATTTTCTAAATAGAGAATAGTCTAAATTAGCTTCCTTCGGTATACATATAAACTATAGGTGAAAATGGAGGGAGACGTATGCGACTGAGTGAATTAAGTGGAAAAGAGATTGTCGACTATAAGAAAGCTGAGCGAATGGGGATATTAGGGCAAACTGATTTAGAATTTGATGATAAAACTGGCCAAATCTCTTCGTTAATCATTCCATCGGGCAAATGGTTTGCTAGGAAGCAAAATGCCGAAACTCGTGTACCGTGGCATCGTATTCGTACAATCGGAACGGATATGATCATATTAGAAATTAATGAACATGAATAAAAAGATTACCTATCTCTTAGTCCTTTCAAATAGAAAGGACTTTTTTCTGTCAGGAGAAAGCGGAAGAAGATATTCTTTGAAGAGTTTATCAAAATTTATTGACTTAATTAGGATCTTATCGTATCAATCTTGAAATTTGTTTTAACAATCAATTAGAAACCTCCATTATGGTTGTGATTTTGTTCTGAAAAACACAGAACATTGTAGAAAATGTATATTTATCGCTGTAAATATCCTATTATTTAGTGAATTTTCAGAAAGGTTATGTTGGTATTCTTTATTGCTCTTGACACAATGAAAATACAGGCAGGAAGGTTTTTTCGATGGATTTCTTACTTTTCATCTAGTAATGAAGAATTTTTCATTAGA
This window contains:
- a CDS encoding M16 family metallopeptidase; this encodes MIKRYTCQNGLRIVLEEIPTVRSVAIGIWIGTGSINENEHNNGVSHFLEHMFFKGTKNRTAREIAESFDSIGGQVNAFTSKEYTCYYAKVLDNHASYALDILSDMFFHSSFDEEELKKEKNVVYEEIKMYDDTPDDIVHDLLSKAIYQNHPLGYPILGTEETLATFTSKTLKEYVHNMYTPEDVVISIAGNVKESFIKEVEALFGEYTGGNRSESIGEPVFHKNHLSRKKETEQAHLCLGYEGFKVGHKDIYSLVVLNNILGGSMSSRLFQDVREQKGLAYSVFSYHSSYQDSGMVTLYAGTGAKQLQQLYETIRLTTETLTKEGITEKELVNSKEQLKGNLMLSLESTNSRMSRNGKNELLLRKHRTLDEVVEEIDAVSIASVNKTAIDIFSTDYCLALISPTGELPVQ
- a CDS encoding YlmC/YmxH family sporulation protein, whose translation is MRLSELSGKEIVDYKKAERMGILGQTDLEFDDKTGQISSLIIPSGKWFARKQNAETRVPWHRIRTIGTDMIILEINEHE